In Chryseobacterium lactis, a single genomic region encodes these proteins:
- a CDS encoding T9SS type B sorting domain-containing protein codes for MRKFLLFIFLCISHSFYSQQDCVTALAVCGNSNITYSPNGYGDVKELVNSGSCIDFTGEHNSIWYKITIATGGTLTFDLIPNNQDADYDWAIFGPNVSCGSLGSPIRCNAATVIGVGAATGLNMTSTITNALGGSFTPYCKYMDVLPGETYYLFIDNWVSSTSSVTAPFSLTWGGTATLASPFTDPNIQINPFIPPGIPAANPADPREVVICGATELFDFSTLSASILNGNPSFGVSYHTSQNDALTGNNPITAPRTVNTTTVFYYSINYTDPGNPNNPLNKCKQIGMFKFKDGSITAKNATLTQCNNNNAGTALFDLTTADLGTSPGVTKKYYQSMADLNAGINEITTPSAFISAEGTIYVNVISEFGCKAIAQITLKFHPVVAVNEATLRECSIATNPSTASFNLGNASVTNPVNPGKKYYPSVTDAINQTNEIITSNNYIAPNGVVYVRVSNAQGCYNIAKITLVVIAPVYSNILKDKIICAEDQTTLDAGPGFKSYEWSTGATTQTIKVGIGSYWVKLKTGECVVTQPVKVYSSEQPVVSAIEISSNTVTVSVIGGTPPYKYSIDNVTWQDSNVFNNVARGDHTIFVKDSYDCDPIEIGIVVPNLVNVVTPNADGINDVIDYSALAGKQNLIMTIFDRYGNKIHQLDRLSGYKWDGTQGGRRVPTGTYWYSVTWNENNKNSTPVKFTGWVLVKNRE; via the coding sequence ATGAGAAAATTTTTACTCTTCATTTTCTTGTGTATATCACATTCATTTTATTCTCAGCAAGATTGCGTCACTGCACTGGCCGTCTGTGGAAACTCAAATATTACATATAGCCCTAATGGATACGGTGATGTCAAAGAACTGGTAAACTCGGGAAGCTGCATAGATTTTACAGGAGAACACAATTCTATTTGGTATAAAATTACAATTGCTACCGGAGGAACGCTTACTTTTGATCTTATTCCTAATAATCAGGATGCCGATTATGACTGGGCGATTTTTGGTCCGAATGTAAGCTGTGGGAGCCTCGGTTCTCCAATACGATGTAATGCCGCCACAGTGATTGGTGTTGGGGCAGCTACAGGTTTGAATATGACCAGTACAATTACCAATGCATTAGGAGGTTCTTTTACACCGTACTGTAAATATATGGATGTTTTGCCCGGAGAAACCTACTATTTATTTATAGACAACTGGGTGAGCAGTACCAGTAGTGTTACAGCTCCGTTTTCTCTAACCTGGGGCGGAACAGCTACTCTTGCCTCTCCGTTTACAGATCCGAATATTCAGATTAATCCGTTTATTCCACCTGGGATTCCTGCAGCTAATCCTGCTGATCCTCGTGAAGTGGTTATTTGTGGAGCAACAGAGTTATTCGACTTTTCTACATTGTCAGCAAGTATTCTCAACGGGAACCCAAGTTTTGGGGTGAGCTATCATACAAGTCAGAATGATGCATTAACAGGTAATAATCCTATTACAGCGCCAAGAACGGTTAATACAACCACCGTTTTTTATTATAGCATCAATTATACAGACCCGGGGAATCCTAATAATCCGCTCAATAAGTGTAAACAAATTGGGATGTTTAAATTCAAAGACGGTTCGATTACCGCAAAAAATGCAACGCTCACTCAATGTAACAATAACAATGCAGGAACTGCGCTGTTTGATCTTACAACCGCCGATCTGGGAACCAGCCCTGGCGTGACAAAAAAATATTATCAGAGTATGGCTGATCTTAATGCAGGTATCAATGAAATTACGACACCTTCAGCATTTATCTCTGCAGAAGGAACGATCTATGTGAATGTAATTTCTGAATTTGGATGCAAAGCAATTGCTCAGATTACTTTAAAATTCCATCCGGTAGTTGCGGTGAATGAGGCAACACTAAGAGAATGTTCAATTGCAACCAATCCGTCAACCGCATCTTTTAACCTGGGAAATGCCTCCGTCACAAACCCTGTGAATCCTGGTAAAAAATATTATCCTTCAGTGACTGATGCCATCAACCAAACTAATGAAATTATAACTTCAAACAATTACATTGCTCCTAACGGAGTGGTCTACGTAAGAGTTTCCAATGCTCAGGGATGTTACAACATAGCGAAAATTACTTTGGTCGTTATAGCACCGGTGTATTCCAATATTCTTAAGGATAAAATCATTTGTGCCGAAGATCAGACCACTTTGGATGCAGGTCCGGGATTCAAAAGCTATGAGTGGAGTACAGGAGCTACCACGCAGACTATTAAGGTGGGAATTGGATCATATTGGGTAAAGCTTAAGACCGGAGAATGCGTGGTAACGCAGCCTGTAAAAGTATATTCCTCTGAACAGCCGGTTGTCTCTGCTATTGAAATTTCCAGCAATACCGTTACTGTCTCTGTAATAGGAGGAACGCCGCCTTACAAATATTCTATCGATAATGTAACCTGGCAGGATTCCAATGTTTTCAATAATGTGGCAAGAGGAGATCATACAATATTTGTAAAGGATTCTTATGATTGTGATCCTATAGAAATCGGAATTGTTGTTCCTAATCTGGTCAACGTGGTTACTCCAAATGCAGATGGTATCAATGATGTGATTGATTATTCTGCATTAGCCGGTAAGCAAAATCTTATAATGACTATTTTTGATCGGTATGGAAATAAGATTCATCAATTAGACAGGTTAAGCGGTTACAAATGGGATGGTACTCAGGGAGGAAGGAGAGTTCCTACAGGAACATATTGGTATTCTGTAACCTGGAATGAGAATAACAAAAACAGTACACCTGTCAAATTTACAGGTTGGGTTCTCGTTAAAAACAGGGAATAA
- a CDS encoding DUF1572 family protein: MKELFIKRFEYYKSLGDKAFDQLSDEQIFWQYNEESNSIAIIVKHIAGNMLSRWTNFLTEDGEKSWRHRDEEFINTFTTKGQVLDYWEKGWKCLFDALDQINDENIQSTIYIRGQEHSVLDAVFRQLAHYPYHIGQIIYIAKMMKNDDWKTLSIARNKSQEFNTEMKNKFSAKEAESNSSPVCFQNSPEVRDEYKQ; the protein is encoded by the coding sequence ATGAAAGAGCTGTTTATAAAACGTTTTGAATATTATAAATCCCTTGGTGATAAAGCTTTTGATCAGTTATCCGACGAACAGATTTTCTGGCAGTATAATGAGGAAAGCAATTCTATAGCAATCATTGTAAAGCATATTGCCGGAAATATGTTGTCAAGATGGACGAATTTTTTAACCGAAGACGGAGAGAAGTCCTGGCGCCATCGTGATGAAGAATTTATCAACACTTTTACAACAAAAGGACAAGTTCTGGACTATTGGGAAAAAGGTTGGAAATGTTTGTTTGATGCTTTGGACCAAATTAATGACGAAAATATTCAGTCAACAATTTACATCAGAGGGCAGGAACATTCTGTATTGGACGCGGTTTTCCGACAGCTGGCTCACTATCCTTACCACATCGGACAGATTATTTATATCGCTAAAATGATGAAAAATGATGACTGGAAGACTCTCTCTATTGCCAGAAACAAATCCCAGGAGTTTAATACTGAGATGAAAAATAAATTTTCTGCAAAAGAGGCGGAGTCGAATTCATCACCGGTATGCTTTCAGAACAGTCCGGAAGTAAGGGACGAATACAAGCAATAG
- the mtaB gene encoding tRNA (N(6)-L-threonylcarbamoyladenosine(37)-C(2))-methylthiotransferase MtaB, whose translation MSTFQRTAAYHTLGCKLNFAETSTIARQLTDAGYDKVSFDEKANVYVINTCSVTENADRECKLHVKRAMKANPEGLVVIVGCYAQLKPEEISQIEGVDLVLGAKEKFNILSYLDDLAKTDHEGIVHSCEIEETDFFIGSYSIGDRTRAFLKVQDGCDYKCTYCTIPLARGISRSDTIENVLKNATEIAARDIKEIVLTGVNIGDYGKGEFGNKRHEHTFLDLISELDKVEGIERIRISSIEPNLLKDESIDLVSKSRSFVPHFHIPLQSGSDDLLKKMKRRYLTKLYNDRVSKIREVMPDAAIGVDVIVGFPGETEERFMETYNFLNELPITYLHVFTYSERENTEATAMEGVVPIPERKKRNKMLRILSEKKKMAFYQTQLGKTLPVLWEHEDKDGKMFGFTENYVRVQKDFDPASVNQIEFLNLEKILSDGTVSVQSSYQNFLAKA comes from the coding sequence ATGTCTACTTTTCAAAGAACTGCCGCGTATCATACACTTGGCTGCAAATTAAACTTTGCAGAAACATCTACTATTGCCCGTCAATTAACAGATGCAGGTTATGATAAGGTGAGTTTTGATGAGAAAGCAAACGTTTATGTTATCAATACATGTTCGGTAACCGAAAATGCTGACCGTGAATGTAAACTTCATGTAAAAAGAGCAATGAAAGCCAACCCGGAAGGTTTGGTCGTTATTGTAGGTTGCTATGCCCAATTAAAGCCTGAAGAAATTTCCCAGATTGAGGGAGTTGATCTTGTCTTGGGAGCAAAAGAGAAGTTTAATATTCTAAGCTATCTTGACGATTTAGCAAAAACAGACCACGAAGGTATCGTGCATTCATGCGAAATTGAAGAAACTGATTTTTTTATCGGAAGCTATTCTATCGGTGATAGAACCAGAGCTTTTCTTAAAGTGCAGGATGGTTGTGATTACAAATGCACGTACTGTACTATTCCTTTAGCAAGGGGGATTTCCCGTTCCGATACCATCGAAAATGTTCTTAAGAATGCTACAGAGATTGCAGCAAGAGATATTAAAGAAATTGTTCTTACAGGTGTAAATATCGGAGACTACGGAAAAGGTGAGTTCGGAAACAAGAGACATGAGCATACTTTTCTGGATCTCATTTCAGAGCTGGACAAAGTAGAAGGTATTGAAAGAATCCGTATTTCTTCTATTGAACCGAATCTTTTGAAGGACGAAAGTATTGATCTGGTTTCGAAAAGCAGAAGTTTTGTTCCTCATTTCCATATTCCATTACAATCAGGAAGCGATGATTTGTTGAAAAAAATGAAACGCCGTTATCTGACTAAACTATACAACGATAGAGTAAGCAAGATCCGCGAGGTGATGCCCGATGCTGCCATCGGAGTAGATGTTATTGTGGGATTCCCGGGTGAAACAGAGGAAAGATTTATGGAAACCTATAATTTCCTTAACGAACTTCCTATTACCTATCTTCACGTATTTACTTATTCTGAAAGAGAAAATACAGAGGCTACCGCAATGGAAGGAGTAGTGCCTATACCGGAGAGAAAAAAACGTAATAAAATGCTGAGAATTCTTTCTGAAAAGAAGAAAATGGCATTTTACCAGACTCAGCTTGGAAAAACGCTTCCTGTACTTTGGGAGCATGAAGATAAAGACGGAAAAATGTTTGGCTTCACTGAAAATTATGTGAGAGTTCAGAAAGACTTTGATCCGGCATCAGTAAATCAAATCGAATTTCTAAATTTAGAAAAAATCCTGTCAGATGGCACAGTTTCTGTGCAATCTTCCTACCAAAATTTTTTAGCAAAAGCATAG
- a CDS encoding FMN-binding glutamate synthase family protein, which produces MRDKFLSWGIVLVIATWTVALLIRTHYWIPTLLSAIYALGVYNAYQSKHAILRNFPVLGYFRYFFESISPEMQQYFIERETDGKPFPRNQRSAVYRRAKNLSDTVAFGTQLEVNHRKYEGIKHSIYAKSPSEELPRVWVGGEQCTQPYHASLFNISAMSFGALSDRAQISLNRGAKKGNFYHNTGEGGISPYHLEGGDLCWQIGTGYFGCRDDEGKFNAELFAKYSTLPNVKMIEIKLSQGAKPGHGGVLPGVKNTPEIAAIRHVTPGMTVISPPSHTSFSDAAGLLRFVQELRELSGGKPVGFKLCIGDTKEFEDVCVQMNVLKIYPDFITIDGAEGGTGAAPPEFSDGVGMPLEPALIFVNRTLNNYNLRNKLRVIASGKVLTSLDILRAVAMGADMCNNARGFMFSLGCIQALRCNSNNCPTGVATQDKMLIKGLDVTDKSERVYHFHKNTLHTCNELIAAAGRSSYEEVDATMFMRGDEFDHLADLYFPDILGNVKQKARF; this is translated from the coding sequence ATGAGAGATAAGTTTTTATCTTGGGGAATTGTATTAGTAATTGCTACCTGGACCGTAGCGTTACTGATCAGAACGCATTATTGGATACCAACGCTGTTATCCGCCATTTATGCATTGGGTGTTTACAATGCCTATCAATCGAAACATGCTATTTTGAGGAACTTCCCGGTTTTGGGGTACTTCAGGTACTTTTTTGAAAGTATTTCACCCGAAATGCAGCAATATTTTATTGAAAGGGAAACCGATGGGAAGCCTTTTCCAAGAAATCAGCGTTCTGCAGTATACAGACGTGCTAAAAACTTAAGTGATACGGTAGCTTTTGGTACACAGCTGGAGGTTAATCATAGAAAATATGAAGGAATCAAGCATTCTATTTATGCAAAGTCTCCTTCAGAAGAGCTTCCGAGAGTTTGGGTAGGAGGAGAACAGTGTACACAGCCATACCATGCCTCTTTATTTAATATCTCAGCGATGAGTTTTGGAGCATTAAGTGACAGAGCTCAGATTTCTTTGAACAGAGGAGCAAAAAAAGGGAATTTTTATCACAATACAGGAGAAGGAGGAATTTCTCCGTACCATCTGGAAGGAGGTGATCTTTGCTGGCAAATTGGAACCGGATACTTTGGATGCCGTGATGACGAAGGAAAGTTTAATGCTGAATTATTTGCAAAATATTCAACCCTTCCCAATGTGAAAATGATTGAAATCAAGTTGTCACAAGGTGCGAAACCAGGACATGGTGGAGTACTTCCGGGAGTGAAAAACACACCGGAAATTGCAGCAATTCGTCACGTAACACCGGGAATGACCGTAATTTCTCCACCATCACATACTTCTTTTTCTGATGCTGCCGGACTATTGAGATTTGTTCAGGAGCTGAGAGAACTTTCAGGTGGAAAACCGGTAGGATTTAAGTTATGTATCGGTGATACTAAAGAATTTGAAGATGTTTGTGTTCAAATGAATGTTCTGAAGATTTATCCTGACTTTATTACCATTGACGGAGCAGAAGGAGGAACAGGAGCAGCTCCGCCGGAATTCTCAGATGGAGTAGGAATGCCTTTGGAACCGGCTTTAATATTTGTAAACAGAACGCTTAATAATTATAACTTAAGAAATAAATTAAGAGTAATTGCCAGTGGTAAAGTACTTACGAGCCTTGATATTTTAAGAGCGGTTGCCATGGGAGCAGATATGTGTAATAATGCAAGAGGATTTATGTTCTCTTTGGGATGTATCCAGGCTTTAAGATGTAATTCCAATAACTGCCCGACGGGAGTGGCTACGCAGGATAAAATGTTGATTAAAGGATTAGATGTAACCGATAAAAGTGAAAGAGTATATCACTTCCATAAAAATACACTTCATACCTGTAATGAGCTGATAGCAGCGGCTGGAAGAAGCTCTTATGAAGAAGTGGATGCCACGATGTTTATGAGAGGAGACGAATTTGATCACCTTGCAGACCTATATTTCCCGGATATCTTGGGGAATGTAAAACAGAAAGCAAGATTTTAA
- a CDS encoding RNA-binding S4 domain-containing protein has protein sequence MRIDKFLWSIRFYKTRSIAAEEIKKNRVSIGTSAVKSSKEVKEGDVIKIRKNQIDYKIKVIQIPKSRIGAKLVPLHIQDVTDKEQYELLKLRKMSQDYYRNKGEGRPTKKDRREMDDYVGNDVTADFTDWDDFFGETDDTESNETED, from the coding sequence ATGAGAATAGATAAATTTTTATGGAGTATTCGTTTTTATAAAACGAGAAGTATTGCAGCAGAGGAGATTAAAAAGAACAGAGTTTCTATTGGAACGTCTGCCGTAAAATCATCTAAAGAGGTAAAGGAAGGGGATGTAATCAAGATTCGTAAAAATCAGATTGACTATAAAATAAAAGTTATTCAGATTCCTAAAAGTAGAATTGGAGCCAAATTGGTGCCGCTTCATATCCAGGATGTGACCGATAAAGAGCAGTATGAATTACTGAAACTTCGTAAAATGTCCCAGGATTATTACAGAAATAAGGGAGAAGGAAGACCTACAAAAAAAGACAGAAGAGAAATGGACGACTATGTAGGGAATGATGTCACTGCAGATTTTACAGATTGGGATGACTTTTTTGGGGAAACTGATGATACCGAAAGTAATGAAACTGAAGATTAA
- a CDS encoding shikimate kinase has translation MIISLIGYMGSGKSHISKILSEKINFKLIDLDKEISRRNKLTIPEIFEKKGEIHFRKLEREALEEILASEENVVLSVGGGTPVYYNNMEIINHSSKSIFLRTGVGTLVERLLKQKEKRPLIANISDEDLPEFIAKHLFERNQFYSKAQFTVGTDSREPEDIVTEIIEKLYL, from the coding sequence ATGATAATTTCACTGATCGGATATATGGGAAGTGGCAAATCTCACATTTCCAAAATATTAAGCGAGAAAATAAATTTCAAACTAATTGACCTTGATAAAGAGATTTCCAGAAGAAATAAATTAACCATTCCTGAAATTTTCGAAAAAAAGGGCGAAATTCACTTTAGAAAGCTTGAAAGAGAGGCTTTGGAAGAAATATTAGCTTCTGAAGAAAATGTAGTATTAAGCGTTGGTGGAGGGACTCCGGTTTATTATAATAACATGGAGATTATTAACCACAGCTCTAAAAGTATCTTTTTGCGAACTGGTGTGGGTACGTTAGTTGAAAGACTGTTGAAACAAAAAGAAAAAAGGCCATTAATTGCCAATATATCAGATGAAGACCTCCCGGAATTCATCGCTAAACACTTATTTGAAAGAAATCAGTTTTACAGTAAGGCACAATTCACTGTAGGAACAGACTCCCGGGAACCTGAAGATATTGTTACAGAAATCATAGAAAAGCTCTATCTCTAG
- the panC gene encoding pantoate--beta-alanine ligase: MEVIKNRKVLQDFIERQKEMGKRIGFAPTMGALHKGHLSLYEEAKKENDLVISSIFVNPTQFNNSEDLQKYPRDINRDILILENSGLVDAVYIPEVTDIYPEKTESKSYDFDGLENEMEGKSRPGHFDGVGTVVEELFKQIQPDSAYFGEKDFQQLAIINKMVEKKHIPVKIVGVPIYRAENGLALSSRNQRLQEERKEASKIIYETLEKVNDWFRTVTIPEIKERVNDIFDGQQGMKLEYFLIADEKTLQETNFFYKDRNFRAFIVVVVDGVRLIDNMHLD, encoded by the coding sequence ATGGAAGTTATAAAAAATAGGAAAGTCCTTCAGGATTTCATTGAAAGACAGAAAGAAATGGGAAAAAGAATAGGCTTTGCCCCCACTATGGGAGCACTCCATAAAGGCCACCTTTCCCTGTATGAAGAGGCAAAAAAAGAAAATGACCTTGTTATTTCATCAATTTTTGTAAATCCTACTCAATTTAACAATTCTGAGGATCTTCAGAAGTATCCTAGGGACATCAACAGAGATATTTTAATTCTGGAAAACTCAGGTCTCGTAGATGCAGTTTATATTCCTGAAGTAACGGATATTTATCCTGAAAAAACAGAAAGCAAATCTTATGATTTTGACGGATTGGAAAATGAAATGGAAGGAAAATCAAGACCAGGCCACTTTGATGGTGTGGGAACCGTTGTGGAAGAACTCTTCAAACAGATACAACCTGACAGTGCTTATTTTGGAGAAAAAGATTTTCAACAGCTTGCTATCATTAATAAAATGGTAGAAAAAAAGCATATTCCTGTGAAAATAGTAGGCGTCCCGATTTACAGAGCAGAAAACGGACTGGCTTTAAGCTCCAGAAACCAAAGACTTCAGGAAGAGCGAAAAGAAGCTTCTAAAATCATTTATGAAACGTTGGAAAAAGTAAATGACTGGTTCAGAACCGTGACAATACCGGAAATCAAAGAAAGAGTAAACGATATTTTCGATGGACAGCAAGGAATGAAGCTTGAATACTTCCTGATTGCTGATGAAAAAACACTGCAGGAAACCAATTTTTTCTATAAAGACAGAAACTTCAGAGCATTTATTGTAGTAGTTGTGGACGGCGTAAGATTAATTGATAATATGCATCTGGATTAA
- a CDS encoding glycogen/starch synthase: MPNQKILYITTEMYPYQEDTNMAAVVNKMALKMHNEGNDVRVFMPRFGQISERKFQLHEVIRLSGMNIIINDLDQPLIIKVASLPGERLQVYFIDNEEYFKRKQYYVDDEGNPFEDNDERAIFFARGVIETIKKLNWVPDVIHLNGWMSSFVPIYLKTYYESDTYFKDAKIVLSLYNEKDADLDKKIDEKLKFDNISGLKALENPTIKSFVIESMNYVDAVVKGDEFLDEDLDKAFNETSTQKSEYLDVDSINQLY, translated from the coding sequence ATGCCGAATCAAAAAATACTGTACATTACTACAGAGATGTATCCATATCAAGAAGACACAAATATGGCTGCAGTGGTAAACAAAATGGCACTTAAGATGCACAATGAAGGCAATGATGTAAGAGTTTTTATGCCAAGATTTGGACAAATAAGTGAGAGAAAATTCCAACTGCATGAGGTGATCCGCCTTTCAGGAATGAACATCATCATCAATGATCTGGATCAACCCTTAATCATTAAAGTAGCGTCTCTTCCGGGGGAAAGACTTCAGGTGTACTTTATCGACAACGAAGAATACTTCAAGAGAAAACAATACTATGTCGACGATGAAGGAAATCCTTTCGAAGATAATGACGAAAGAGCCATTTTCTTTGCAAGAGGAGTTATCGAAACCATCAAGAAACTGAACTGGGTTCCTGATGTTATTCATCTTAATGGATGGATGTCTTCATTTGTTCCAATTTATCTTAAAACTTATTACGAATCAGATACTTACTTTAAGGACGCTAAAATTGTTCTTTCTCTTTATAATGAGAAGGACGCAGACCTTGACAAAAAGATTGATGAAAAATTGAAGTTTGATAATATTTCAGGATTAAAAGCGTTAGAAAATCCAACAATCAAAAGCTTTGTTATCGAAAGCATGAACTATGTAGATGCCGTAGTGAAAGGAGACGAGTTTCTGGATGAAGACCTTGATAAGGCTTTTAACGAAACCTCTACTCAAAAATCCGAGTATCTTGACGTAGATTCTATAAACCAACTTTATTAA